One Phreatobacter oligotrophus genomic region harbors:
- a CDS encoding sulfite exporter TauE/SafE family protein, whose translation MTLASLTAALPADWSFYAVGAVATFLMALGKGAFGGGLALLGIPLLALVMDPIQAAIVTALLVAFMDFFALGSFPRTAWSKPDLTWIMPGFLAGLFLGFLTFEWVDRRWVALVIALITLAFTIHHFARRGATAATIPVMPGFAALAGAGAGFTTYVAHAGGPPMALYLLRRGLTKTEFAATTVIIFTIGNLVKLPGYVYSGLDEPAVFVKALVLAPIVPFGVLIGRWLHDRLPRERLFTLCYVLVGLAGTKLLVDALRALWIA comes from the coding sequence GTGACCCTCGCATCCCTGACCGCCGCCCTTCCTGCCGACTGGAGCTTCTACGCCGTGGGCGCAGTGGCGACCTTTCTCATGGCCCTGGGCAAGGGCGCCTTCGGCGGCGGCCTCGCCCTCCTCGGGATCCCGCTGCTGGCGCTGGTGATGGATCCGATCCAGGCCGCCATCGTCACGGCGCTGCTGGTCGCCTTCATGGATTTCTTCGCGCTCGGCTCCTTCCCGCGCACCGCCTGGTCGAAGCCGGACCTCACCTGGATCATGCCGGGCTTCCTTGCCGGCCTCTTCCTCGGCTTCCTCACCTTCGAATGGGTCGACCGCCGCTGGGTGGCGCTTGTCATCGCGCTCATCACCCTCGCCTTCACGATCCACCATTTCGCCAGGCGCGGCGCGACGGCCGCGACAATTCCGGTCATGCCGGGCTTCGCCGCCCTCGCCGGCGCGGGTGCCGGCTTCACCACCTATGTCGCCCATGCCGGGGGGCCGCCCATGGCGCTCTACCTGCTGCGCCGCGGCCTCACCAAGACCGAGTTCGCCGCCACCACGGTGATCATCTTCACCATCGGCAACCTCGTGAAGCTGCCGGGCTACGTCTATTCGGGGCTCGACGAGCCCGCCGTCTTCGTCAAGGCGCTGGTCCTCGCCCCCATCGTACCCTTCGGCGTTCTGATCGGCCGCTGGCTCCATGACCGGCTGCCGCGCGAGCGCCTCTTCACCCTGTGCTACGTCCTCGTCGGGCTCGCCGGCACGAAACTCCTCGTCGACGCGCTTCGCGCCCTCTGGATCGCATGA
- a CDS encoding LysR substrate-binding domain-containing protein has protein sequence MAVLLDIDQLRTFMAIADTGSFTRAADVVFKTQSAVSMQMKRLEERIGKPLFERDGRASRLTEDGERLLDYARRIVKLNMEAVSAFATAELTGRVRLGVPDDYADRYLPEILARFSRSNPRAEVTVICEPSSMLAERIQSNELDIAIITHTPQKGPALVFRREQLLWVGSARSSVHCDDPIPLAVGRPTCDWRRAATERLEAAGRAYRILYASWNAAAVGAAVMAGLAVSVLPESALRPGMRVLQPTDGFPALPSVSVALLRNPHEMSQLAEALADHVVSSLDNLTEHAQAAE, from the coding sequence GTGGCCGTCCTGCTTGATATCGACCAGCTGCGCACATTCATGGCCATAGCCGACACGGGCAGCTTCACCCGCGCCGCCGACGTGGTCTTCAAGACGCAGTCCGCCGTCTCCATGCAGATGAAGCGGCTGGAGGAGCGCATCGGCAAGCCGCTCTTCGAGCGCGACGGCCGCGCCTCGCGCCTCACGGAGGATGGCGAGCGGCTGCTCGACTATGCCCGCCGCATCGTGAAGCTCAACATGGAGGCCGTCTCCGCCTTCGCGACCGCCGAGCTCACCGGCCGCGTCCGCCTCGGCGTGCCTGACGATTATGCTGACCGCTACCTCCCTGAGATCCTCGCCCGCTTCTCGCGCTCCAACCCGCGGGCGGAGGTGACGGTCATCTGCGAGCCGTCATCCATGCTTGCCGAGCGCATCCAGTCGAACGAGCTCGACATCGCCATCATCACCCACACGCCGCAGAAGGGCCCGGCGCTGGTCTTCCGCCGCGAGCAGCTGCTGTGGGTCGGCTCGGCGCGCTCCTCCGTCCATTGCGACGACCCCATCCCGCTCGCCGTCGGGCGCCCGACCTGCGACTGGCGCCGCGCCGCGACCGAGCGGCTGGAGGCGGCGGGCCGCGCCTATCGCATCCTCTATGCGAGCTGGAATGCGGCGGCGGTCGGCGCTGCGGTGATGGCAGGCCTCGCCGTGTCCGTTCTGCCGGAATCGGCGCTGCGGCCGGGGATGCGGGTGTTGCAGCCGACGGACGGCTTCCCGGCGCTGCCCTCGGTCAGCGTCGCGCTGCTGCGCAATCCGCACGAGATGTCCCAGCTCGCCGAGGCGCTCGCCGACCACGTCGTGTCGAGCCTCGACAACCTGACGGAGCATGCCCAGGCGGCGGAGTGA
- a CDS encoding trimeric intracellular cation channel family protein, whose product MTGLLPWLEWAGIAVFALTGALVAARKQMDPFGFALLGTVTGIGGGTLRDVLLGIRPVTWIIDPTAVVICAAVALAAFFTADLFEREDRARAILWADAVGLALFTATGAARALDAGAPAISAVLLGVVTATFGGIIRDILAGDVPLALRRDVYVTASLAGALAFVAVNRWVSPELDDLAGFTTTFVIRALAIRGNWSLPTYGRRDG is encoded by the coding sequence ATGACCGGGCTCCTGCCCTGGCTCGAATGGGCAGGAATCGCGGTCTTCGCGCTGACCGGAGCGCTGGTCGCGGCCCGCAAGCAAATGGACCCCTTCGGCTTCGCGCTGCTCGGCACCGTCACCGGCATCGGCGGCGGCACGCTGCGCGACGTGCTCCTCGGCATCCGCCCGGTCACCTGGATCATCGACCCGACGGCGGTGGTGATCTGCGCGGCCGTCGCGCTCGCCGCCTTCTTCACCGCCGACCTGTTCGAGCGGGAGGACCGGGCGCGGGCCATCCTCTGGGCCGACGCGGTCGGCCTTGCGCTGTTCACCGCCACCGGCGCCGCCCGGGCGCTGGATGCCGGCGCGCCGGCAATCTCCGCCGTTCTGCTCGGCGTCGTCACCGCCACCTTCGGCGGCATCATCCGCGACATACTCGCCGGCGACGTGCCGCTGGCCTTGCGGCGGGACGTCTATGTCACGGCCTCGCTGGCCGGCGCCCTGGCCTTCGTCGCGGTGAACCGCTGGGTCTCGCCGGAACTGGATGACCTCGCGGGTTTCACCACGACCTTCGTCATCCGGGCCCTGGCGATCCGGGGCAACTGGTCGCTGCCGACCTATGGCCGGCGGGACGGGTGA
- a CDS encoding 2-dehydropantoate 2-reductase has translation MAQRFVVVGAGAIGCYIGGKLALGGAEVVFVARGERAAALRTHGLGLADLDGTEAVLRPAALTVVETPAEVAGPAGNLILLCTKSGGTAEAAAAIGAAFPAGTPVLSLQNGIDNPARIAAAAPHLVALAGMVPFNVTLDAGPDGRLLVRRTTSGDLHAADHAATRAALPAFAAAGLPLTLSADMASVQWGKLLLNLNNPVNALSGLPLQGELMDRAYRRVLAALQDEALAAMKAAGIRPAKVGAAPPALIPTILRLPTFLFSRIAASMLTIGPTARSSMADDLAAGRPTEIDDLCGAVLRLATAHGGTAPLNAAMIRLIEAAGPGTRLSGADLVKALGMA, from the coding sequence ATGGCCCAGCGCTTCGTTGTGGTCGGAGCGGGGGCCATCGGCTGCTACATCGGCGGAAAGCTGGCACTCGGCGGAGCCGAGGTCGTCTTCGTCGCCCGCGGCGAGCGGGCGGCGGCGCTGAGGACCCACGGCCTCGGCCTCGCCGATCTCGACGGCACCGAGGCGGTGCTCCGGCCGGCCGCCCTCACCGTGGTCGAGACCCCGGCCGAGGTCGCCGGTCCCGCGGGCAACCTCATCCTGCTCTGCACCAAGTCCGGCGGCACTGCCGAGGCGGCGGCAGCCATCGGCGCAGCCTTTCCCGCCGGCACGCCCGTCCTGTCGCTGCAGAACGGCATCGACAATCCCGCCCGCATCGCCGCGGCCGCGCCGCATCTCGTGGCGCTTGCCGGCATGGTGCCCTTCAACGTGACGCTGGATGCCGGGCCCGATGGCCGGCTCCTCGTCCGCCGCACCACCTCCGGCGACCTCCACGCCGCGGACCATGCCGCGACCCGCGCGGCGCTTCCTGCCTTCGCCGCGGCGGGCCTGCCGCTCACCCTCTCCGCCGACATGGCGTCGGTGCAATGGGGCAAGCTGCTCCTCAACCTCAACAACCCCGTCAATGCGCTGTCCGGCCTGCCGCTGCAGGGCGAACTGATGGACCGCGCCTATCGCCGCGTCCTCGCCGCGCTGCAGGACGAGGCGCTGGCGGCGATGAAGGCCGCCGGGATCCGTCCGGCGAAGGTCGGCGCTGCGCCCCCTGCCCTCATCCCGACCATCCTGAGGCTGCCGACCTTCCTCTTCTCCCGCATCGCCGCCTCGATGCTCACCATCGGCCCAACGGCCCGCTCCTCCATGGCCGATGACCTCGCCGCCGGCCGGCCGACCGAGATCGACGACCTCTGCGGCGCCGTCCTCCGCCTTGCCACCGCCCACGGCGGGACCGCGCCGCTCAACGCCGCCATGATCCGGCTCATCGAAGCCGCGGGTCCCGGCACCCGCCTTTCCGGCGCCGATCTCGTCAAAGCCCTCGGCATGGCCTGA
- the grpE gene encoding nucleotide exchange factor GrpE, producing the protein MTNPTNGHDEVPIDEATGTADAAAPEAEASLMDAGPALLAAAQAEARDMKDRMLRTLAEMENLRKRTEREVADARTYGVTSFARDMLNVADNMRRAFETLPAEARPAEGPLKAFVEGIDLTERELLKTLEKHGVKKIEPDGQKFDPNLHQAMFEVPNAELPKGTVVQTVQAGFVIGERVLRPALVGVSTGGPKAAPQPAASDEA; encoded by the coding sequence ATGACCAACCCGACCAACGGGCACGACGAAGTGCCGATCGACGAGGCCACCGGAACCGCCGACGCCGCCGCCCCCGAGGCCGAGGCCTCCCTGATGGATGCCGGCCCGGCGCTGCTCGCCGCCGCCCAGGCCGAGGCGCGCGACATGAAGGACCGCATGCTCCGCACGCTGGCGGAGATGGAGAACCTCAGGAAGCGCACCGAGCGCGAGGTGGCGGACGCCCGCACCTACGGCGTCACCTCCTTTGCCCGCGACATGCTGAACGTCGCCGACAACATGCGCCGCGCCTTCGAGACGCTTCCCGCCGAGGCCCGCCCGGCCGAGGGCCCACTCAAGGCATTCGTCGAGGGCATCGACCTCACCGAGCGCGAGCTTCTGAAAACCCTCGAGAAGCACGGCGTGAAGAAGATCGAGCCGGACGGCCAGAAGTTCGACCCGAACCTGCACCAGGCCATGTTCGAGGTGCCGAATGCCGAGCTGCCCAAGGGCACCGTCGTGCAGACGGTCCAGGCCGGCTTCGTCATCGGCGAGCGCGTGCTGCGCCCGGCCCTGGTCGGCGTCTCCACCGGTGGGCCGAAGGCGGCGCCCCAGCCCGCCGCCTCCGACGAGGCCTGA
- a CDS encoding glutamate--cysteine ligase, with protein sequence MARDTVDMTPIESRDELVAWIEKGVKPKDRFRVGTEHEKFGFYRDTHAPVPYEGPRGIEALLKGMEGLLGWEPIEDDGKIIGLADVTGGGAISLEPGGQFELSGAPLDTIHQTCAEAHAHFAQVREIAEPLGIGFLGLGMSPKWSRAETPIMPKSRYQIMTRYMPKVGTLGLDMMYRTSTVQANLDFSSEADMVKKLRVSLAWQPVATAIFANSPFTEGKLNGYLSFRSAVWMDTDNQRAGMLPFAFEDGMGFERYVDYALDVPMYFIKRGDTYVDVAGSSFRDLLAGKNPAAPGERAVLSDWVNHVGTIFPEVRLKRYLEMRGADSGPLSRIVALPALFVGLLYDDGVLDAAYDLVKDWTAEERQKLRDDVPKLGFKAEIRGITVHELARQMLTLARTGLRRRDRLDMNGCDETRYLDPIQAIVDEGRTAAEALIEKYLGPWQGQIDRVFEEQAY encoded by the coding sequence ATGGCTCGCGATACTGTCGACATGACGCCCATCGAATCCCGCGACGAACTCGTCGCCTGGATCGAGAAGGGCGTGAAGCCGAAGGACAGGTTCCGCGTCGGCACCGAGCACGAGAAGTTCGGCTTCTACCGGGATACCCACGCCCCGGTGCCCTATGAGGGCCCGCGCGGCATCGAGGCGCTGCTGAAGGGCATGGAAGGCCTGCTCGGCTGGGAGCCCATCGAGGACGACGGCAAGATCATCGGCCTCGCCGATGTCACCGGCGGCGGCGCCATCTCGCTGGAGCCGGGCGGCCAGTTCGAGCTGTCGGGCGCGCCGCTCGACACGATCCACCAGACCTGCGCCGAGGCGCACGCGCATTTCGCACAGGTCCGGGAAATCGCTGAGCCGCTCGGCATCGGCTTCCTCGGCCTCGGCATGAGCCCGAAATGGTCGCGCGCCGAGACGCCGATCATGCCGAAGTCGCGCTACCAGATCATGACCCGCTACATGCCGAAGGTCGGCACGCTCGGCCTCGACATGATGTACCGGACCTCGACGGTGCAGGCGAACCTCGACTTCTCGTCCGAGGCCGACATGGTCAAGAAGCTGCGGGTGTCGCTCGCCTGGCAGCCGGTGGCCACCGCCATCTTCGCCAATTCGCCCTTCACCGAAGGCAAGCTCAACGGCTACCTGTCCTTCCGCTCGGCGGTCTGGATGGACACCGACAACCAGCGCGCCGGCATGCTGCCCTTCGCCTTCGAGGATGGCATGGGATTCGAGCGCTATGTCGACTACGCCCTCGACGTGCCGATGTATTTCATCAAGCGCGGCGACACCTATGTCGACGTCGCCGGCTCCTCGTTCCGCGACCTGCTGGCGGGAAAGAACCCCGCCGCGCCCGGCGAGCGCGCCGTGCTCTCCGACTGGGTGAACCATGTCGGCACGATCTTCCCGGAGGTGCGGCTGAAGCGCTACCTGGAGATGCGCGGCGCCGATTCCGGCCCGCTGTCGCGCATCGTGGCGCTCCCGGCCCTCTTCGTCGGCCTGCTCTATGACGACGGCGTGCTGGATGCGGCCTACGACCTCGTCAAGGACTGGACGGCGGAGGAGCGGCAGAAGCTGCGCGACGACGTGCCGAAGCTCGGCTTCAAGGCGGAGATCCGCGGCATCACCGTGCACGAACTCGCCCGGCAGATGCTCACCCTCGCCCGGACGGGCCTGCGCCGCCGCGACCGGCTCGACATGAACGGCTGCGACGAGACGCGTTATCTCGACCCCATCCAGGCCATCGTCGACGAGGGCCGCACCGCGGCCGAGGCGCTGATCGAGAAATATCTCGGGCCGTGGCAGGGCCAGATCGACCGGGTGTTTGAAGAACAGGCCTATTGA
- the hisS gene encoding histidine--tRNA ligase: protein MSETPKKKPGALARLPRGFVDRDAAEIAGVNAMLDTIRKVYELYGFEAVETPAIEFTDALGKFLPDQDRPNEGVFSFQDDDEQWLSLRYDLTAPLARYVAEHFDALPKPYRSYRAGYVFRNEKPGPGRFRQFMQFDADTVGSASPAADAEICMMAADTMERLGIARGDYVVKVNNRKVLDGVLEAIGLGGEENAGRRLTVLRAIDKLDKFGPEGVKLLLGAGRKDESGDFTKGAGLDDQAIARVLAFTAAKGSDGAATIANLRAVVAGIARGEEGVGELADMATLFDAAGYGSRIVIDPSVVRGLEYYTGPVYEVELTFPVTNEDGQVVRFGSVAGGGRYDGLVARFRGEEVPATGFSIGVSRLAAALKSLGKLGAEKPVGPVVVLVMDRDQIAEYQAMVSELRAAGIRAEMYLGSSGMKAQMKYADRRNAPAVIIQGSNEREAGEVMIKDLVAGAEAAKTITDNAEWRAARPAQFAAKRGELVEKIRELLAGR from the coding sequence ATGTCCGAGACCCCGAAGAAGAAGCCCGGCGCGCTCGCCCGCCTGCCGCGCGGCTTCGTCGACCGTGACGCGGCCGAGATCGCCGGCGTCAACGCCATGCTGGACACGATCCGCAAGGTCTATGAGCTCTACGGTTTCGAGGCGGTGGAAACGCCGGCCATCGAGTTCACCGATGCGCTCGGCAAGTTCCTGCCCGACCAGGACCGGCCGAACGAGGGCGTCTTCTCCTTCCAGGACGACGACGAACAGTGGCTGTCGCTCCGCTACGACCTCACCGCACCGCTCGCCCGCTATGTCGCCGAGCACTTCGACGCGCTGCCGAAGCCCTATCGCAGCTATCGCGCCGGCTATGTCTTCCGCAACGAGAAGCCGGGGCCGGGCCGCTTCCGCCAGTTCATGCAGTTCGACGCCGACACGGTGGGCTCCGCCTCGCCGGCGGCGGATGCCGAGATCTGCATGATGGCGGCCGACACGATGGAGCGGCTTGGCATCGCCCGCGGCGACTACGTGGTGAAGGTCAACAACCGCAAGGTTCTCGACGGCGTGCTGGAGGCCATCGGCCTCGGCGGCGAGGAGAATGCCGGCCGCCGTCTGACGGTGCTGCGCGCCATCGATAAGCTCGACAAGTTCGGCCCCGAGGGCGTGAAGCTGCTGCTCGGCGCGGGCCGCAAGGACGAGAGCGGCGACTTCACCAAGGGCGCCGGGCTGGATGATCAGGCGATTGCCCGCGTGCTGGCTTTCACCGCCGCGAAGGGCTCGGACGGCGCCGCGACCATTGCCAATCTGCGCGCTGTCGTCGCCGGCATCGCCCGTGGCGAGGAGGGCGTCGGCGAACTCGCCGACATGGCGACCCTGTTCGATGCAGCCGGCTACGGATCCCGCATCGTCATCGATCCCTCCGTCGTCCGCGGTCTCGAGTACTACACCGGCCCCGTCTACGAGGTGGAACTGACCTTCCCCGTCACCAACGAGGATGGCCAGGTCGTGCGCTTCGGTTCGGTCGCCGGCGGCGGGCGCTATGACGGGCTGGTCGCCCGCTTCCGCGGCGAGGAGGTGCCGGCCACCGGCTTCTCCATCGGCGTGTCGCGCCTCGCGGCGGCGCTGAAGTCGCTCGGCAAGCTCGGCGCCGAGAAGCCGGTCGGCCCCGTCGTCGTCCTCGTCATGGACCGCGACCAGATCGCGGAATATCAGGCGATGGTCTCCGAGCTGCGCGCGGCCGGCATCCGCGCCGAAATGTATCTCGGCTCGTCGGGCATGAAGGCGCAGATGAAATATGCCGACCGGCGCAACGCCCCGGCCGTGATCATCCAGGGCTCGAACGAGCGCGAGGCCGGCGAGGTGATGATCAAGGACCTCGTCGCCGGCGCCGAGGCTGCCAAGACCATCACCGACAATGCCGAATGGCGCGCCGCCCGGCCCGCCCAGTTCGCGGCCAAGCGCGGCGAGCTGGTCGAGAAGATCCGCGAGTTGCTCGCCGGGCGGTGA
- a CDS encoding DMT family transporter, translating to MTFAQHRYAPFLVAGLGIFLLSVMDAMIKGVATAHPTAQIVLMRYACGMPWAIAFFLWTRPSAPTAPMLRAHLLRGVLVTITAFLFFYALAVLPLAEAITLSFLSPLFLALLASLILKEAIQRAVLVAILVGFIGMAVIVAGKVGGGEFDLVRVLGIAAAVASALTYAANLVLLRKRAQTDPFGLIILFQNLFPLLIIAPFAYAVWEAPELRSWVIFLGIGAFGLAGHLCMAWAFKHANAGPLGVLEYTALVWSAGLGYLVFAEVPAWTTFAGAALIILACLMAMRR from the coding sequence ATGACCTTCGCCCAGCACCGCTATGCCCCCTTCCTCGTGGCGGGGCTCGGCATCTTCCTTCTCTCGGTCATGGACGCCATGATCAAGGGTGTGGCGACCGCCCACCCGACGGCGCAGATCGTGCTGATGCGCTACGCCTGCGGCATGCCCTGGGCCATCGCCTTCTTCCTGTGGACGCGCCCCTCCGCGCCGACCGCGCCGATGCTGCGCGCCCATCTGCTGCGCGGGGTGCTGGTCACCATCACCGCCTTCCTGTTCTTCTATGCCCTCGCCGTGCTGCCGCTGGCCGAGGCGATCACGCTGTCCTTCCTGTCGCCGCTGTTCCTGGCGCTGCTCGCCTCGCTGATCCTGAAGGAGGCGATCCAGCGCGCCGTACTCGTCGCCATCCTCGTCGGCTTCATCGGCATGGCGGTGATCGTCGCCGGCAAGGTCGGCGGTGGGGAATTCGACCTGGTCCGGGTCCTCGGCATCGCCGCTGCCGTGGCCTCGGCGCTGACCTATGCGGCGAACCTCGTGCTGCTGAGAAAGCGCGCGCAGACCGATCCCTTCGGCCTCATCATCCTGTTCCAGAACCTCTTTCCGCTGCTGATCATCGCGCCCTTCGCCTATGCGGTCTGGGAGGCGCCGGAGCTGAGGTCCTGGGTGATTTTCCTCGGCATCGGCGCTTTCGGCCTCGCCGGGCACCTCTGCATGGCCTGGGCTTTCAAGCACGCCAATGCCGGGCCGCTCGGCGTGCTGGAATATACCGCGCTCGTCTGGAGCGCGGGGCTCGGCTACCTCGTCTTCGCGGAAGTGCCGGCCTGGACCACCTTCGCGGGCGCGGCGCTCATCATCCTCGCCTGCCTCATGGCCATGCGGCGCTGA
- a CDS encoding DUF1127 domain-containing protein, with translation MPMFAVTLSSAVLSVVAVVRNQAKSLRTWNEARRGYAELCEMDDRTLSDLGLTRSDLRDASATGYFGDPTTALAARVAEREGRRRFARAVTGPSLVPDVDAALPRSVPCM, from the coding sequence ATGCCGATGTTCGCTGTCACGCTTTCTTCCGCCGTCCTGTCGGTGGTCGCCGTGGTCCGCAATCAGGCCAAGTCGCTCCGTACGTGGAACGAGGCGCGCCGCGGCTATGCCGAACTCTGCGAGATGGATGACCGCACCCTGTCCGATCTCGGCCTGACGCGCTCCGACCTGCGCGATGCCTCGGCCACGGGCTATTTCGGCGATCCGACCACGGCGCTCGCCGCCCGGGTTGCCGAGCGCGAAGGCCGGCGGCGCTTCGCCCGCGCCGTCACCGGCCCGTCACTGGTGCCGGATGTCGACGCCGCGCTGCCGCGCTCCGTGCCCTGCATGTGA
- a CDS encoding GIY-YIG nuclease family protein, translating into MERARGGWVYIITNRRDGVLYTGVTNDIARRGHEHRTGAYEGFTKHYGLKLLVWMERYDDIRDAIQRERSIKRWPRAWKVRLIHESNPDWRDLYDDLV; encoded by the coding sequence ATGGAGCGGGCGCGCGGCGGCTGGGTCTACATCATCACCAATCGGCGCGACGGCGTCCTCTACACTGGCGTGACGAACGACATCGCGCGCCGCGGCCACGAGCACCGCACGGGTGCCTATGAGGGCTTCACCAAACACTACGGACTGAAGCTGCTGGTCTGGATGGAGCGCTACGATGACATCCGTGATGCCATCCAGCGGGAGCGCAGCATCAAGCGCTGGCCGCGCGCCTGGAAGGTGCGGCTGATCCACGAGAGCAATCCGGACTGGCGGGACCTCTACGACGATCTTGTCTGA
- a CDS encoding PaaI family thioesterase, which yields MSIRYGVVPTAEATSVDGIDFLRAMLDQRHPAPPIAQSMGFILTEVEPGRAVFEGTPTAAFFNPLGTVHGGWTATILDSALGCCVHTLIKAGQGYTTVEMKVNYVRALMPETGPVRCEGTVIHAGSRIATSEARLVDGKGRLIAHGTETCMIFEARVPAGG from the coding sequence ATGTCCATCCGCTACGGCGTTGTTCCCACGGCCGAGGCCACCAGCGTCGACGGGATCGACTTCCTGCGCGCCATGCTGGACCAGCGCCACCCGGCGCCGCCCATCGCCCAGTCGATGGGCTTCATCCTCACCGAGGTCGAGCCGGGGAGGGCGGTGTTCGAGGGCACGCCGACGGCGGCCTTCTTCAATCCGCTCGGCACGGTCCATGGCGGCTGGACCGCGACGATCCTCGATTCCGCGCTCGGCTGCTGCGTCCACACGCTCATCAAGGCGGGGCAGGGCTACACGACGGTCGAGATGAAGGTGAACTATGTCCGCGCCCTGATGCCCGAGACGGGCCCCGTGCGCTGCGAGGGCACGGTCATCCATGCCGGCAGCCGCATCGCGACGTCGGAAGCGCGTCTCGTCGACGGCAAGGGACGGCTCATCGCCCACGGCACCGAAACCTGCATGATCTTCGAGGCGCGGGTTCCGGCCGGGGGCTGA